In Azospirillum formosense, the sequence ATGCACATCGACTGGGCTACGAGCAACACCGTCACCGTCGAGACGGCGTGTCCCGCCTGCACGGCGCTTGGTCCGAAGTCCATCCGCCTCCAGATCCGCTCCGCCGTTCCTCCGTATCCGGAGCTGCCGCTGGCCGTCTGCGACCGCTGCGGCACCGCCTTCTTCCCGACGCTGACGCCCCCCGAGTACGAGACGGCGCACGCGACCGACGCGGCGCTCGCCTTCTACCTGGAGCAGGGGGCCGGCATCGACGTGATGGCCGAGCCGCTTGCGGCCGTCGACCCCGCGCGGGTCCGGCGCTACATGGAGATCGGCTGCGGGTTCGGCTTCTCGCTCGACTTCGCGCGCACGGTGTTCGGTTGGTCGGTGCGCGGCATCGATCCCGGTTTCGCGGCGCGCGCGGGGCGCGACCTGCTCGGGCTCGACATCGCATCGATCTACCTGCGCACCCCGGCCGACGCGGGAGACGATCCGTTCGATCTGGTCCTCTGCTCGGAAGTGGTCGAGCATGTCTTCGAGCCGCTGGAGTTCCTGGCCATCCTGCGCGGCGTCCTGGCGCCGGGCGGCACCCTGCTGCTGACGACCCCCAACGCCGGGGCCATCGGGCCGGACACCCCGGCGGGTGTGATGCTGCCGCTCCTCAGCCCCGGCTACCACGCCACGCTCTACAGCCGCGAGGGCTTCGAGATCCTGCTGCGCCGGGCCGGCTTCACCGCCGTCTCGGTGACCGAGCATGGGCCGACCCTGCGCGCCACCGCCTCCATGCAGGAGGGGACGGCGGATCTGTCGCGCCGTCTCGACCGCGGCCGCTACATCGATTACCTCGGCGAGCGGGCGCGGAGCATTCCCGCCGACACGCCGCTCGGCTTCGGCTTCCGCTACCGCCGCTTCAAGGAACTGACCCACGCCGGGCGGTTCGAGGAAGCCCGCGAGGCGGCCCGCCCGGTGGTCGACGCCTGCCGGTCGCGCTGGGGCATCGACCTCGACCATCCCGACGCGCTGCCGGCATGGTGCGACGGATTGCCGCCCGACATCGCCGGATTCCACGACCGCGCCCCCTTCAGCCTGTGCGGCATCCTCTATTGTCTGGGCATGCTGACCTGGCTGCACGACAAGGACCCCAATCGGGCCCGCTCCTTCTTCCGCGCCGCCGCCGCCGCCGGTGAACGCACGCGCGCCGCGTTGCAGGCGGCCGGCGCCGACGACGGCGAAACCGACGACCTGACCTGGCGCTCCCGCGGCTATGTGGCGCAGATCCTGGCCTGGAGCGATCCCGCCGCCGCGGTGGACGGGGTGGAGCGGCTGGCCGCCGCCGCCAGCCCCGTGCTGGGGGAGCGCATCCCCCCGGCGATCATCGCCGATATCCGG encodes:
- a CDS encoding class I SAM-dependent methyltransferase, with protein sequence MHIDWATSNTVTVETACPACTALGPKSIRLQIRSAVPPYPELPLAVCDRCGTAFFPTLTPPEYETAHATDAALAFYLEQGAGIDVMAEPLAAVDPARVRRYMEIGCGFGFSLDFARTVFGWSVRGIDPGFAARAGRDLLGLDIASIYLRTPADAGDDPFDLVLCSEVVEHVFEPLEFLAILRGVLAPGGTLLLTTPNAGAIGPDTPAGVMLPLLSPGYHATLYSREGFEILLRRAGFTAVSVTEHGPTLRATASMQEGTADLSRRLDRGRYIDYLGERARSIPADTPLGFGFRYRRFKELTHAGRFEEAREAARPVVDACRSRWGIDLDHPDALPAWCDGLPPDIAGFHDRAPFSLCGILYCLGMLTWLHDKDPNRARSFFRAAAAAGERTRAALQAAGADDGETDDLTWRSRGYVAQILAWSDPAAAVDGVERLAAAASPVLGERIPPAIIADIRLGTFTTLVNLGHYAQADHLALGVEGTLAALGPAQAASASFALGILGLNHRKAPRMAAEWFAKAHEASRALLDTAPAQGEALLWPALYHQAQALVQAGRAAEAAAALRPLLQATPGENLPAIPAELGKRAQSLARTHKLPV